Proteins encoded by one window of Microtus pennsylvanicus isolate mMicPen1 chromosome 18, mMicPen1.hap1, whole genome shotgun sequence:
- the LOC142837342 gene encoding small ribosomal subunit protein uS19-like yields the protein MEKPEVVKTHLRDMIILPEMVGSMVGVYNDKTFNQVEIKPEMIGHYLGEFSITYKPVKHGRPGIGATHSSRFIPLK from the coding sequence ATGGAGAAGCCCGAGGTGGTGAAGACCCACCTGCGGGACATGATCATCCTGCCCGAGATGGTGGGTAGCATGGTGGGCGTGTACAACGACAAGACCTTCAACCAGGTGGAGATCAAGCCGGAGATGATCGGCCACTACCTGGGCGAGTTCTCCATCACCTACAAGCCTGTGAAGCACGGCCGGCCTGGCATCGGTGCCACCCACTCCTCACGCTTCATCCCCCTCAAGTAG